The following are encoded in a window of Dehalobacter sp. 12DCB1 genomic DNA:
- a CDS encoding S8 family serine peptidase, with protein MLPISTRNPLKQKTIRLKINFLLNVKSFSALLLCFILIFQGMPDGLGEATAAIEISDSSTLSAQSEQTPSGNSEQLFITEEYDPAAVRLVVETTQNTDLDTLAEAVGGELVRTGPLDYCTLQFEGTKDTNEKADILQKTLQVPGVLSASWSKKYQTEGAVDTEVFTTAVSDPEYSYQWGLQRVRADQVWQEGVTGQGVVIAVIDTGVDLDHPDLADANGSNLVKGYNAITRSTATLAVQDDNGHGTSVAGLIAARNNNKGIIGVAYNAKIMPIKAMDRNGEGEDAVIADGIIWAVDNGAKIINMSLGSDEETKILDDALQYAADKGCLLIGASGNVSGSTSKVYSHQTVAGTSEVSYPAANPNVLAVSALDSSDVITDFSLTGPEVLLSAPGKRILTDYWSNTETGCAYMTGTSIAAPFVTGAAALLWSKYPGLTADQIKQALIESVYDLGQEGRDNDYGYGRLDIYRALKTFGTLQRYAAPAVLGWEGGIVAAGNTGEEPAVELTIPTGAFALQVDSTGTEKKINISISEAKSPGSFPEGIISGSEAFAISWGEVLPEKVLNLTVKAERPASYAYGSESGYLAYLYRWSGSRWIRIGGGFSTNAAEVEVSIYEPGTYQVGWSPAPANDRIAGSDRITTALAIAREAFPTGADTVVIARADDFPDALAGAPLAYKYHAPILLTYSNELPQEVYQAVQDLNPNEIIILGGTGAVSAAVEAKLANIAAVKRLAGNNRYDTAAAVADMLGTKGQAVVVSGINFPDAIAAASFAAVEGKPILLTSSGILNSETLLALKKSSITATEVIGGSGAVSGNVLSELPSPVRIGGADRYATSAGVLQEHKTAGQVLYIATGMNFPDALTGGILAATGSSNILLVSQSGLFAGQKVLLSSYKGKTVIAIGGAKALPSSVLTEIRQLGLL; from the coding sequence ATGCTGCCTATAAGCACCAGGAATCCGCTAAAACAAAAAACGATCCGATTGAAAATAAATTTCCTTCTAAACGTAAAAAGTTTTTCAGCACTTTTGCTTTGTTTTATTCTGATATTTCAGGGCATGCCAGACGGCCTGGGGGAGGCCACAGCTGCTATAGAGATATCTGATTCTTCAACACTGTCGGCCCAATCTGAGCAAACGCCAAGCGGAAACAGCGAGCAGCTGTTTATAACGGAAGAATATGATCCGGCAGCCGTACGTTTGGTGGTTGAGACAACTCAGAACACCGATCTCGATACACTGGCTGAAGCTGTCGGAGGCGAGCTGGTGAGGACCGGGCCGCTTGATTATTGCACACTGCAGTTCGAAGGAACCAAAGATACAAATGAAAAAGCGGATATCCTGCAAAAAACACTTCAAGTCCCGGGAGTTCTAAGTGCTTCCTGGAGTAAAAAATATCAGACGGAAGGCGCTGTAGATACGGAAGTTTTCACTACAGCCGTCAGTGATCCCGAATATAGTTACCAGTGGGGGCTGCAAAGAGTAAGGGCCGACCAGGTCTGGCAAGAAGGTGTAACCGGCCAAGGGGTCGTGATTGCCGTGATTGACACCGGTGTAGACCTCGATCATCCGGATCTGGCGGATGCAAACGGCAGCAATCTTGTGAAAGGGTATAACGCGATTACGCGAAGTACCGCGACCTTAGCTGTACAGGACGACAACGGACACGGCACTTCTGTGGCCGGACTGATCGCCGCCCGGAATAATAATAAAGGCATTATCGGAGTCGCCTATAATGCCAAAATCATGCCAATTAAGGCCATGGACAGAAACGGCGAAGGAGAGGATGCCGTCATCGCGGACGGTATTATCTGGGCCGTCGATAACGGTGCCAAGATCATCAATATGAGCCTCGGTTCCGATGAAGAAACCAAAATCCTTGACGACGCGCTGCAGTATGCAGCTGATAAAGGGTGCCTGCTGATTGGAGCTTCGGGTAATGTTTCCGGAAGCACTTCCAAGGTCTACAGTCACCAGACTGTTGCGGGAACCAGCGAGGTGTCTTATCCTGCGGCGAATCCGAACGTTTTGGCTGTCTCGGCTTTGGATTCCTCTGATGTGATTACGGATTTTTCCCTGACGGGACCGGAGGTGCTGCTCTCCGCTCCGGGCAAAAGGATCCTTACCGATTACTGGTCAAATACAGAGACGGGCTGTGCCTATATGACGGGAACCTCGATCGCGGCACCGTTTGTTACGGGCGCCGCAGCCCTGCTCTGGAGCAAATATCCAGGATTGACGGCCGATCAAATCAAGCAGGCCCTGATAGAATCCGTCTATGATCTCGGGCAGGAAGGCCGGGATAATGACTATGGTTATGGCAGACTGGATATCTATCGTGCCCTAAAGACATTTGGAACTCTGCAGAGATATGCCGCCCCGGCCGTTCTGGGCTGGGAAGGCGGCATCGTAGCTGCTGGAAACACCGGTGAGGAGCCCGCGGTCGAACTGACCATCCCGACCGGAGCCTTTGCGTTGCAGGTCGACAGTACAGGAACGGAAAAAAAGATTAATATTTCCATATCTGAAGCAAAATCTCCGGGCAGTTTTCCTGAAGGGATCATTTCCGGCAGTGAAGCGTTTGCAATCAGTTGGGGAGAAGTACTGCCTGAAAAAGTCCTTAATCTGACGGTCAAAGCAGAGCGGCCTGCCTCATATGCATACGGATCAGAATCAGGCTATCTTGCCTATTTATATCGATGGAGCGGATCGAGATGGATCAGAATTGGCGGCGGGTTCTCAACAAACGCCGCAGAGGTAGAAGTCTCCATCTATGAGCCCGGGACTTACCAGGTCGGCTGGAGTCCAGCTCCGGCTAACGACCGGATCGCCGGATCGGACAGGATCACGACTGCGCTGGCCATTGCGAGGGAGGCGTTCCCTACCGGCGCGGATACCGTCGTGATTGCCCGGGCTGATGATTTTCCCGATGCGCTGGCCGGAGCACCGCTCGCTTATAAGTACCATGCGCCGATCCTGCTGACATACTCTAACGAGCTGCCACAGGAAGTTTATCAGGCAGTTCAGGATTTGAACCCAAATGAAATTATTATTCTCGGCGGCACAGGGGCTGTTTCAGCTGCCGTCGAAGCAAAGCTCGCCAATATTGCCGCTGTAAAGCGGCTGGCCGGAAACAACCGATATGACACTGCCGCGGCTGTTGCCGACATGCTTGGCACAAAAGGGCAGGCAGTCGTGGTCAGCGGGATCAACTTTCCGGATGCGATAGCAGCGGCTTCTTTCGCAGCAGTAGAGGGCAAACCAATTTTGTTGACGTCTTCCGGGATCTTAAACAGCGAGACCCTGCTTGCTCTGAAGAAAAGTTCTATTACCGCTACGGAAGTGATCGGCGGGAGCGGAGCAGTCTCCGGAAATGTACTGTCAGAACTGCCTTCCCCGGTTAGAATCGGCGGTGCGGATCGTTATGCAACATCTGCAGGCGTTCTCCAAGAACATAAAACTGCAGGACAGGTACTATATATAGCTACAGGAATGAATTTTCCCGATGCACTGACCGGAGGAATATTGGCAGCGACAGGCTCATCCAATATTTTGCTCGTTTCCCAAAGCGGTCTGTTTGCCGGTCAAAAAGTTTTGCTGTCATCGTACAAAGGCAAAACAGTGATAGCGATCGGCGGGGCAAAAGCATTGCCGAGTAGTGTCTTGACGGAGATACGGCAGCTCGGATTACTGTAA
- a CDS encoding cell wall-binding repeat-containing protein gives MSRTKKIAVLAIIAMVLTLMPAALFAATADSTRLSGADRIGTALDIASAGTWGTSVVLAPADQANLVDALAAAPLAGQENAPILLTFKGSLDAAVKAKIAALGATKVYVVGAISADVAAEVDAMTGVTVETLKGDGRQATAAAVNAKLTSPAGTFVVGYDAIADALSVASYAAKNKFAIVLANQDGSVASASLVGATKYIIGGTAKVDDITGVARISGADRFATNSAVASTLNFDYARVYVANGVNCVDALSVAPLAAKYSSFVALSSSNDVAAAAVVNGKLLSTSKVIAVGGTSSVPDTVVAKVSYANTTLAVVSATAINASQVQVVFNKAVTKLSAESVANYTVNGTAFAASAVFGGVGSIAKLSTDGKTVTLEARTTFLANNTSFELKITGITDTDYKAIAPAYKTVTGNDVTAPSIDSVTSSAGTAGTKNVVVTLSEPVFLGTPGAYKINGVNAVATIDAVFKNKVNLVAASTLAAGSSNTLTVSGLSDGINAAAQLTQTFTVTSDTAAPKVASVTQAGGTLKVVFDKEISNTNFTALTLGVNSVSDISLSKQGDATAYITTAPALDAMDLTNKTVVLTVGGTIYGSASTTTAVLTLKNIEDVNGNKMEAYSSSITLTKDVVKPTLVSSVLDASDNTTIYLTFSEEVTDPNFAGTITVIDKSTATDVSGAKSTPVTEIITKSDWTAVPGGITLSKYVKLSLEAALVAGKSYTITLPGLTVTDAALNKMDSVSFEVTAATASDAVKPVPSKGVSAIAVVSGKNVIDVSWSENVQLADAINTANYVLNGSALPAGTVITNTSGTAGDTNRFSITLPAAGVTADAAVADLLITGIKDIAGNATLPTTLSAWNAGLDLVDTKKPTVVSAKATANNKLEITFSEPVNIVTLGAATNEIRLTDDNDATSKTFNAGVDTVAYLGNTATLTFAAGQVFGGLNWTAGAVELVIDAGAVVDRSAGALAIDAVAATHNIAVTDKFVDVVGGSVLVTDGVVSDDETFAEINVAITAPTNTLKDRIVKYEVYIAPASVADYTTVANVELYLSKLATILPAANGAVAAQDLTAAAGNFLSDGTTLVATLAGVDLDIYVVAIDEAGNKALISDVTTVEAINVAD, from the coding sequence ATGAGTAGAACGAAGAAGATAGCCGTTTTAGCTATCATTGCTATGGTTCTGACCCTGATGCCTGCTGCGTTGTTTGCTGCTACAGCTGACAGCACCAGACTTTCCGGTGCAGACCGTATTGGAACCGCCCTCGATATCGCAAGTGCAGGAACTTGGGGTACATCAGTTGTACTTGCTCCTGCCGATCAAGCTAACCTCGTTGACGCTCTGGCTGCTGCACCTTTAGCAGGCCAGGAGAATGCCCCGATCCTTTTAACCTTCAAAGGTTCCTTAGATGCTGCTGTAAAAGCTAAAATTGCAGCTCTCGGAGCAACCAAGGTTTATGTTGTCGGTGCTATTTCTGCTGACGTAGCCGCTGAAGTAGATGCTATGACAGGCGTAACCGTTGAAACCCTGAAAGGTGATGGCCGTCAGGCTACTGCAGCTGCTGTCAATGCTAAATTGACCAGCCCTGCAGGTACTTTTGTTGTTGGCTATGATGCAATTGCTGACGCTCTGTCAGTTGCATCCTATGCTGCTAAAAACAAATTCGCTATCGTTCTGGCTAACCAGGATGGAAGCGTTGCCAGTGCAAGTCTTGTTGGCGCTACCAAGTACATTATTGGTGGTACTGCCAAAGTTGATGACATTACTGGTGTAGCCCGTATTTCCGGTGCTGACCGTTTTGCTACCAACTCAGCTGTTGCTTCCACACTTAACTTTGACTATGCAAGAGTTTATGTTGCTAATGGAGTAAATTGCGTAGACGCTCTGAGTGTTGCACCTCTGGCTGCTAAATATAGCTCTTTCGTGGCACTTTCCAGCAGCAACGATGTTGCTGCAGCGGCTGTTGTTAATGGCAAACTGCTTTCAACCAGCAAAGTAATTGCTGTAGGTGGAACAAGTTCAGTGCCTGATACTGTCGTTGCAAAAGTTTCCTATGCAAATACTACTTTAGCTGTTGTATCTGCAACTGCTATTAATGCTTCTCAAGTTCAAGTTGTATTTAACAAAGCGGTTACTAAGCTTTCAGCTGAATCAGTTGCGAACTATACCGTAAACGGTACTGCATTTGCTGCAAGTGCTGTGTTTGGCGGTGTTGGTTCAATTGCTAAACTGTCCACTGATGGTAAGACTGTAACTTTAGAAGCAAGAACTACGTTCCTTGCTAACAACACATCGTTTGAACTCAAAATCACGGGCATTACGGACACTGATTATAAAGCCATTGCGCCCGCTTACAAAACAGTAACCGGTAACGACGTAACTGCACCTTCGATCGATAGTGTAACCTCATCTGCAGGAACTGCAGGAACGAAGAATGTTGTGGTGACATTGAGTGAGCCTGTTTTCCTCGGTACACCAGGCGCTTATAAGATCAATGGCGTGAATGCTGTTGCTACAATTGATGCTGTCTTCAAAAATAAAGTCAACTTAGTAGCAGCTTCCACCTTAGCAGCTGGTTCCTCCAATACGCTTACAGTATCTGGTCTGTCAGATGGAATCAATGCAGCAGCCCAATTGACCCAAACCTTCACCGTAACATCCGATACAGCTGCTCCTAAGGTTGCATCCGTAACTCAAGCTGGAGGAACACTGAAGGTTGTATTTGACAAAGAAATTTCCAACACGAACTTCACTGCGCTGACGCTTGGTGTAAACTCCGTTTCGGACATCTCTCTTAGCAAACAAGGGGATGCTACTGCTTATATTACGACGGCACCGGCTTTAGATGCTATGGATTTAACTAACAAAACCGTGGTCTTGACTGTGGGTGGAACTATCTATGGTTCTGCCAGCACGACAACTGCCGTTTTAACATTGAAAAACATTGAAGACGTCAATGGAAACAAGATGGAAGCATATTCTTCCTCTATTACCTTGACCAAAGATGTTGTTAAACCGACACTTGTGTCTTCTGTGCTCGATGCTTCCGATAATACAACAATTTACCTTACATTCAGCGAAGAAGTAACGGATCCCAACTTTGCTGGGACTATCACTGTTATCGATAAGTCTACTGCAACTGATGTATCTGGTGCAAAATCCACCCCTGTAACCGAAATCATTACTAAGTCCGACTGGACTGCGGTACCTGGTGGAATAACCCTTTCGAAATATGTAAAATTGTCTCTTGAAGCTGCATTAGTGGCGGGCAAATCCTACACCATTACGTTACCAGGATTGACTGTAACGGATGCTGCCTTAAACAAGATGGATTCTGTTTCCTTTGAAGTAACTGCCGCTACTGCTTCCGATGCTGTTAAACCTGTACCTTCTAAAGGTGTTAGTGCCATAGCTGTTGTAAGTGGTAAGAATGTCATTGATGTCTCGTGGTCTGAAAATGTTCAGCTTGCTGATGCCATCAATACAGCCAACTATGTGTTGAATGGTTCCGCCCTGCCTGCAGGTACCGTTATTACCAATACTTCTGGTACAGCGGGCGATACCAACAGATTCTCGATCACCTTGCCAGCAGCTGGCGTAACTGCTGATGCAGCTGTTGCTGACTTACTCATTACAGGTATCAAAGATATTGCCGGTAATGCAACATTACCGACAACTTTGTCAGCTTGGAATGCAGGTCTTGACCTTGTTGATACGAAGAAACCAACTGTAGTATCTGCAAAAGCAACTGCTAATAACAAACTGGAAATTACTTTCAGCGAGCCTGTCAATATTGTAACCCTTGGTGCTGCTACGAATGAAATCAGACTTACTGATGACAACGATGCAACATCCAAAACATTTAATGCAGGCGTGGATACTGTAGCTTATCTTGGAAACACTGCGACATTGACATTTGCTGCCGGACAAGTATTTGGTGGTCTGAACTGGACCGCAGGTGCTGTAGAACTTGTTATCGATGCTGGTGCAGTAGTTGATAGATCTGCTGGCGCATTAGCAATTGATGCAGTCGCTGCTACCCATAATATTGCTGTAACTGACAAATTCGTTGATGTTGTAGGTGGATCAGTACTAGTTACTGATGGCGTAGTATCAGATGATGAAACCTTCGCAGAAATCAACGTTGCCATTACTGCCCCAACTAATACACTGAAAGACAGAATTGTGAAGTATGAAGTATATATTGCACCTGCTAGTGTTGCTGATTACACTACTGTTGCCAATGTAGAATTATACCTCAGCAAACTTGCTACAATTCTGCCTGCGGCTAATGGAGCTGTTGCGGCTCAAGATTTGACTGCAGCTGCTGGAAACTTCCTGTCTGATGGAACTACTTTAGTAGCTACATTAGCTGGCGTTGACCTTGATATCTACGTTGTTGCAATTGATGAAGCCGGAAATAAAGCATTGATTTCCGATGTCACTACTGTAGAAGCGATCAATGTAGCTGACTAA
- a CDS encoding TolC family protein gives MKRFIITIIIGIILVSPQMAFADTGHFIQVLEFNKLEETMNTHSPTISVLKKNLKDARDQIDDTQLKNLQSQMLTQLSVLNGSLGATINKVGNIYTVVEANRYIVYYPAENAYLYDNAGTWTVIGSSAIAAPLATGAGNEAADISRLVDYQNYILVQNSISQLTSLNASVNSINIQRSQFWKSTLQLEQNIDRIIVMAENAYLSYFTILKNEEKYSNNLAMLQSNLDVMKLQQSLGMISKSQIAELETQIKELKNVTKTYNNQLTMTKRQLNIMLGQDINTTLTLEEPIIVKESTLDSINYDRDLENALVQSIDVRLASDDSDQQNEAKRNFTLAFENAYQDIQDKRDNLSLMQDKLKNEKQKYELFLLKYQLGMISRLSLETERFTYLVQQDEVKSAERDLLQSYTTYNWLKKGYKQ, from the coding sequence ATGAAAAGGTTTATAATTACAATTATTATTGGGATTATACTAGTATCACCACAAATGGCGTTTGCAGATACTGGTCACTTTATTCAGGTATTGGAGTTTAATAAATTAGAAGAGACCATGAATACCCATAGTCCAACAATAAGTGTTTTGAAAAAGAATCTTAAAGACGCCAGGGATCAAATTGATGATACACAGTTGAAAAACTTACAGTCTCAAATGTTAACACAGCTTTCAGTGTTAAACGGTTCACTGGGGGCTACAATAAATAAGGTTGGTAACATTTACACTGTTGTAGAAGCAAATCGTTATATTGTCTATTATCCTGCAGAAAATGCATATTTGTATGATAATGCAGGAACTTGGACAGTGATCGGTTCCTCTGCTATTGCTGCACCTTTAGCTACAGGGGCGGGTAATGAGGCAGCTGATATTAGTCGTCTTGTTGATTACCAGAACTATATATTGGTACAGAATTCAATAAGCCAGCTTACATCATTAAATGCCAGCGTGAACTCAATAAATATACAGAGAAGTCAATTTTGGAAATCAACTTTACAGCTTGAACAAAACATTGATAGGATAATTGTGATGGCTGAAAATGCTTATCTGAGTTACTTTACCATATTAAAAAATGAGGAAAAATACTCGAATAACCTGGCTATGCTACAATCTAATTTAGACGTAATGAAATTACAGCAATCACTAGGAATGATCTCTAAATCACAAATCGCAGAACTGGAGACACAAATAAAAGAGCTAAAAAATGTTACTAAAACATATAATAATCAGTTAACAATGACAAAACGCCAGCTCAATATAATGCTGGGGCAGGATATTAATACGACGCTTACTTTAGAAGAGCCTATAATCGTCAAAGAATCAACACTAGATAGTATCAATTATGATAGAGACCTTGAAAATGCTCTTGTACAAAGTATTGATGTTCGACTAGCTTCAGATGATTCAGATCAACAAAATGAAGCAAAACGGAACTTCACACTTGCATTTGAAAATGCATACCAGGATATTCAGGATAAACGAGATAATCTTTCGTTAATGCAGGATAAATTGAAAAATGAGAAGCAGAAATATGAGCTGTTTTTATTAAAATACCAATTGGGGATGATATCCAGGCTGAGTTTAGAAACTGAACGTTTTACCTATTTAGTACAACAGGACGAGGTTAAGTCAGCTGAACGAGATCTACTGCAATCATATACTACTTATAATTGGCTTAAAAAGGGTTACAAGCAATAG
- a CDS encoding TolC family protein has product MMKSIEPSVSKQQLNILMGQDINTDLTLAQVTPVEASVLDSINYDGDLTTALTQSFDVRLVSDDSTQYEDAKRSLTLAFQNAYQDIRAKRDALSLQQDKLTNEEENYNVMTLKYKLGMISKMALDSERYTYLAQQDEVKAAERDLLQSYTTYNWMKKGYKQ; this is encoded by the coding sequence ATGATGAAATCGATAGAACCGTCTGTCAGCAAACAGCAATTGAATATCCTGATGGGACAGGACATCAATACAGATCTTACCCTTGCCCAAGTCACACCGGTCGAAGCTTCCGTTCTGGACAGCATTAACTATGACGGTGATTTGACGACAGCTCTCACCCAGAGCTTTGATGTCCGGTTAGTTTCGGATGATTCAACCCAGTATGAGGATGCGAAACGCAGCCTTACGCTGGCTTTCCAAAATGCATATCAAGATATTCGGGCGAAACGGGATGCCCTTTCCTTACAACAGGATAAGCTGACTAACGAAGAAGAAAATTATAATGTGATGACCTTAAAATATAAGCTCGGAATGATTTCAAAAATGGCACTGGACTCCGAGCGTTATACTTATCTTGCCCAACAGGATGAAGTCAAAGCGGCCGAGCGGGATCTTTTGCAGTCGTATACAACCTATAACTGGATGAAAAAAGGCTATAAACAATGA
- a CDS encoding response regulator transcription factor translates to MGPKILIVDDEPAIVSVIENYLKSEDYRTVIGFDGIAARKLIATESPDLIILDWMLPEMNGLELCKEIRHESSIPIIMLTAKAEETDRVLGLEYGADDYIVKPFGLRELVARIKTVLRRVSPGQDASLIITHRDLKIDMKAHRIWKRNAEVILTPTEFKILCLLASHPGVPYSRLQLLNQAMGEEYLYYERSVDTHIFNLRKKIEDTISEPSYIQTVFGIGYRMGDEK, encoded by the coding sequence GTGGGACCTAAGATCCTGATAGTCGACGATGAACCCGCGATTGTCAGCGTGATTGAAAATTATCTTAAAAGTGAAGATTATCGGACAGTGATAGGGTTTGACGGGATCGCTGCCAGAAAGTTGATCGCGACAGAAAGTCCAGATCTGATCATCCTGGATTGGATGCTTCCGGAAATGAATGGGCTGGAGCTGTGCAAGGAAATAAGGCATGAAAGTTCAATCCCTATTATTATGCTGACGGCAAAAGCCGAAGAGACCGACCGGGTTCTCGGTCTGGAATATGGAGCGGACGATTATATCGTAAAACCATTTGGCCTCAGGGAGCTGGTGGCACGTATTAAAACTGTACTGCGCCGTGTGTCGCCAGGTCAGGATGCATCCCTGATCATCACCCACCGCGATTTAAAGATCGATATGAAAGCGCATCGAATCTGGAAGCGTAATGCCGAGGTCATTTTGACTCCAACCGAATTCAAGATCCTTTGCTTGCTGGCGTCGCATCCAGGGGTTCCTTACAGCCGCCTGCAGCTGCTAAATCAGGCGATGGGAGAGGAATATCTTTATTATGAACGTTCTGTGGACACACATATTTTCAATTTGCGGAAAAAGATCGAAGATACCATAAGTGAGCCCAGTTATATTCAAACTGTATTTGGGATCGGCTACCGGATGGGGGATGAAAAGTGA
- a CDS encoding ATP-binding protein, with translation MTLRRKFILALVGMVVFMAVIAGGISLFSFNKLLDRSVSYIQQGLATQWEIALISYYEKNGSWEGVQSQIQTMLHDPDSKGSPPRGNLRIWIFDTAYKATAGAEPEIGKSIADIPNGAEIRSKLVPLQVNSQTIGYFFLEDNFLTRSDFFSRTLVSSIMRAMLISMFVTLLVALLLGIILTRRMTEPLKQLTQAVTSVGQGQLSIRINPEEKGGGDIKALTEAFNEMTVKLAQYEEIRSNMVADIAHELRTPLTVISGKLESIQEGVAAASPETILPIQDEVIRMTRLVRDLQQLTLAEAGKLPLYIQEIDIRNMILRILDHFAIALEEKNLRIEITGESLPVYGDPDRLTQVFVNLIDNAIRHSREGGFLRINFKLEFRDKNDTEEKRLSIGITDSGEGIPETDLSRVFDRFYRVDTARDRNSGGTGLGLAIAREFIRAHGGDLTVSSRLSEGCCFTVWLRVKNNINS, from the coding sequence GTGACACTGCGGCGCAAATTTATTCTGGCTCTCGTGGGTATGGTTGTATTCATGGCGGTTATCGCCGGAGGGATCTCCTTATTTTCTTTCAACAAGTTGTTGGACCGTTCCGTGAGTTATATCCAACAGGGTTTAGCTACCCAGTGGGAGATCGCCTTGATTTCCTATTATGAGAAAAATGGCTCCTGGGAAGGCGTCCAATCCCAAATACAAACCATGTTGCACGATCCGGACAGCAAAGGCAGCCCGCCGCGGGGAAACTTGCGGATCTGGATTTTTGATACGGCATACAAAGCTACAGCGGGTGCGGAACCGGAAATCGGCAAATCGATTGCGGACATACCCAACGGTGCAGAAATAAGGAGCAAACTAGTACCGTTACAAGTCAATAGTCAAACAATAGGGTATTTCTTTTTGGAAGATAATTTTTTGACCCGCAGTGATTTTTTCTCACGTACTCTGGTCAGCTCGATCATGAGGGCCATGCTGATCAGTATGTTCGTTACGTTGCTTGTCGCGCTCCTGTTAGGAATAATTTTGACCCGTCGGATGACAGAACCCTTAAAGCAGTTGACCCAGGCAGTAACCAGTGTGGGCCAGGGACAGCTGTCCATACGAATTAACCCCGAAGAAAAGGGTGGGGGAGACATCAAAGCGTTGACGGAAGCCTTTAATGAGATGACAGTCAAGCTTGCCCAATATGAAGAAATAAGAAGCAATATGGTTGCGGATATCGCCCATGAACTCCGGACGCCCCTGACCGTAATTTCCGGGAAACTGGAGTCCATCCAGGAAGGCGTTGCGGCTGCATCACCGGAAACCATCTTGCCGATTCAGGATGAGGTCATTCGTATGACCAGACTCGTGCGTGACCTCCAGCAGCTGACGTTGGCCGAAGCAGGTAAACTGCCACTCTATATTCAGGAAATCGATATCCGAAACATGATTTTACGGATTCTGGATCATTTTGCGATAGCGCTTGAAGAAAAAAATCTTAGGATCGAAATCACCGGGGAGTCATTGCCGGTGTACGGAGATCCGGATCGCCTGACGCAGGTTTTTGTAAACTTAATCGACAACGCAATACGCCATAGCAGGGAAGGCGGTTTTCTGCGGATTAATTTTAAATTAGAGTTCCGGGATAAAAACGATACTGAAGAGAAGAGGTTGTCTATTGGGATCACCGACAGTGGTGAAGGTATCCCGGAAACTGACCTTTCCAGGGTCTTTGACCGCTTTTACCGGGTGGATACGGCACGCGACCGGAATTCCGGCGGAACGGGACTTGGTCTCGCTATCGCCCGGGAATTTATCCGTGCTCATGGTGGAGATCTGACAGTCAGCAGCCGTTTAAGTGAAGGATGCTGCTTTACGGTATGGCTTCGCGTCAAAAATAACATCAATTCTTGA